From a single Bacillus sp. NEB1478 genomic region:
- the ilvA gene encoding threonine ammonia-lyase — protein sequence MTHEKLFDAMETVSKIAHRTPFKQSSTLNKWTGGKVFMKLENLQKTGSFKLRGAYYKVSNLNMIEAKKDVIAASAGNHAQGLALSCSLSGIKSKIFMPKSAPMPKIEAVKSYGAEVVLEGENYQAAYEAARKEEQRNGGVFVHAFDDPDVIAGQSTVALEMLQQNPDLQTIVVPVGGGGLLAGISLAVKMIRPDIRVVGVQSANASAVVQGFTGNSKTALTRCSTIADGIAVVKPGELTVPIISKYVDEMVTVTEEQIAFAMMFMLEREKMVVEGAGAASLAAVLFHRNLAVDQSVGLIISGGNVDPQKWSFYKEMADKLNVMKRIS from the coding sequence ATGACACACGAAAAATTATTCGATGCGATGGAGACGGTTTCAAAGATTGCCCATCGAACTCCCTTTAAACAATCATCAACTTTGAACAAATGGACGGGCGGGAAAGTTTTTATGAAGCTTGAAAACCTTCAGAAAACAGGTTCGTTTAAATTAAGGGGAGCTTATTATAAAGTGTCGAACCTGAATATGATCGAAGCAAAAAAAGATGTGATAGCTGCTTCAGCAGGAAATCATGCCCAAGGATTAGCTCTATCTTGCAGTTTAAGTGGTATAAAATCAAAAATATTCATGCCGAAAAGTGCACCCATGCCAAAGATTGAAGCAGTTAAATCTTATGGAGCGGAAGTTGTTTTAGAAGGTGAGAACTATCAGGCTGCATATGAAGCGGCAAGAAAAGAAGAACAAAGAAACGGCGGAGTTTTTGTTCATGCGTTCGATGACCCTGATGTAATTGCTGGACAAAGTACCGTTGCTTTGGAGATGCTGCAGCAAAATCCCGACCTCCAAACAATAGTTGTTCCTGTTGGCGGCGGCGGGCTTTTAGCAGGAATTTCCCTAGCGGTTAAAATGATACGGCCGGATATACGTGTTGTAGGTGTTCAATCCGCCAATGCAAGTGCTGTTGTACAAGGTTTTACGGGGAATTCGAAAACGGCATTAACGAGATGTTCCACTATCGCTGATGGAATAGCAGTTGTTAAACCAGGTGAACTCACAGTACCGATCATCTCAAAATATGTAGATGAAATGGTTACCGTTACTGAAGAACAAATTGCTTTTGCAATGATGTTTATGCTAGAACGTGAAAAAATGGTTGTAGAAGGTGCTGGTGCAGCAAGTTTGGCAGCCGTATTATTCCATCGTAATTTAGCTGTTGATCAATCTGTTGGGCTTATTATTAGCGGAGGGAATGTTGATCCGCAAAAATGGTCATTTTATAAAGAAATGGCCGATAAATTAAATGTCATGAAACGGATTAGCTAA
- the tig gene encoding trigger factor, translating to MSAKWEKLEGNQGVLTVEVEASEVDTALDQAFKKVVKQVNVPGFRKGKMPRRLFEQRFGVESLYQDALDILLPKAYGDAIEETGIEPVDRPEVDVEKMEQGSNLVFTAKVIVKPEVKLGDYKGLEVEKVETEVTDEDVQNELTRLQEQQAELVVKEDGAIENGDTVNIDFEGFVDGEAFEGGKAENYSLEIGSGSFIPGFEEQLVGENAGAEKDVNVSFPEEYHAEELAGKPAVFKVKIHDIKSKQLPELNDEFAKEAEGDAETLEDLKNELRTKLEESKKQEAENATRETVIEKASENAEIEIPEAMVNTELDRMIQEFGQRLQMQGMNLDLYYQFSGTSEEALREQMKEDANKRVRTNLVLEAIVEAENIEVSEEEIDAELNKMAEMYQMDVEQIKQMLAMQGGNSAVASDIKVRKAIEFLVDNSKTV from the coding sequence ATGAGTGCAAAATGGGAAAAGTTAGAAGGTAATCAAGGTGTCTTAACTGTTGAAGTTGAGGCTTCTGAAGTAGATACAGCTCTAGATCAAGCTTTCAAAAAGGTTGTTAAACAAGTTAACGTACCAGGATTCCGTAAAGGGAAAATGCCGCGCCGACTTTTTGAACAACGTTTTGGTGTAGAGTCACTTTATCAAGATGCTCTTGATATTCTTCTGCCAAAAGCTTACGGAGATGCAATTGAAGAAACAGGAATTGAACCTGTTGACCGTCCGGAAGTTGACGTTGAAAAAATGGAACAAGGCAGCAACCTTGTTTTCACAGCAAAAGTAATTGTTAAGCCAGAAGTAAAGCTTGGCGACTACAAAGGTCTTGAAGTTGAAAAAGTAGAAACAGAAGTTACTGATGAAGATGTTCAAAACGAACTTACTCGTTTGCAAGAACAACAAGCTGAATTAGTAGTTAAAGAAGATGGCGCTATAGAAAACGGCGACACTGTTAACATCGACTTTGAAGGATTTGTTGATGGAGAAGCATTCGAAGGCGGAAAAGCTGAGAACTATTCTCTTGAAATCGGTTCTGGTTCTTTCATCCCTGGATTTGAAGAACAGCTTGTTGGTGAAAACGCTGGAGCGGAAAAAGACGTAAACGTTTCTTTCCCTGAAGAATATCACGCAGAAGAACTTGCTGGTAAACCTGCAGTATTCAAAGTGAAAATTCATGACATCAAGTCTAAGCAGCTTCCTGAACTTAACGATGAGTTCGCTAAAGAAGCTGAAGGTGATGCAGAAACTCTTGAAGACTTGAAAAATGAATTGCGTACAAAGCTTGAAGAAAGCAAAAAGCAAGAAGCTGAAAACGCGACTCGCGAAACTGTAATTGAAAAAGCTTCTGAAAATGCTGAAATTGAAATTCCTGAAGCAATGGTTAATACGGAACTTGACCGTATGATCCAAGAATTTGGGCAACGTCTTCAAATGCAAGGTATGAACTTAGATCTTTATTACCAGTTCTCTGGAACAAGCGAAGAAGCTCTTCGTGAACAGATGAAAGAGGATGCTAATAAGCGCGTTCGTACAAATCTTGTACTAGAAGCTATTGTTGAAGCAGAAAACATCGAAGTTTCAGAAGAAGAAATTGATGCTGAACTTAATAAAATGGCTGAAATGTACCAAATGGACGTTGAACAAATTAAGCAAATGCTTGCAATGCAAGGTGGAAACAGTGCTGTAGCGTCAGATATAAAAGTACGTAAAGCGATTGAATTTCTTGTTGATAACAGCAAAACTGTTTAA
- the leuD gene encoding 3-isopropylmalate dehydratase small subunit gives MPGFKSFAGKAATLPRDHVDTDQIIPKQFLKKIDKEGYGEFLFFDWRYQEDGSDEPSFELNKSETKNASILITGKNFGCGSSREHAPWSLKDYGFQIIIAESFADIFFNNCVKNGILPIRLTREEIEKLYSQNSKAVINDLKVSLEQQLILNEEGEVFHFDFDPYWKTMLVNGWDEISVTLQHEEKIKIYENRGEVM, from the coding sequence ATGCCGGGATTTAAATCATTTGCCGGAAAAGCAGCAACACTTCCAAGAGACCATGTGGACACTGACCAGATCATCCCCAAACAATTTCTAAAAAAAATTGATAAAGAGGGTTATGGGGAATTCTTGTTCTTTGATTGGCGATATCAAGAGGATGGAAGTGATGAGCCATCCTTTGAATTGAATAAATCAGAAACAAAGAATGCCTCTATTTTAATTACAGGTAAAAATTTCGGATGTGGTTCATCGAGGGAGCATGCACCTTGGTCTTTAAAAGATTATGGATTTCAAATTATCATAGCAGAAAGCTTTGCCGACATATTTTTTAACAACTGTGTAAAAAATGGAATATTGCCAATCCGTTTAACACGGGAAGAAATTGAGAAGTTGTACTCTCAAAATTCGAAAGCGGTAATCAATGATTTGAAGGTAAGTCTCGAACAACAGCTAATCTTAAATGAAGAAGGAGAAGTGTTCCATTTTGACTTTGACCCTTACTGGAAAACGATGCTGGTTAATGGCTGGGATGAAATATCTGTAACTCTTCAGCATGAAGAAAAAATTAAAATATATGAAAACAGAGGGGAAGTGATGTAA